One genomic window of Candidatus Nitrosopumilus sediminis includes the following:
- a CDS encoding SHOCT domain-containing protein — protein sequence MATKKKTGYIERFLKKADKAIDEGIKRADEALEDAVEFGEMAASQAKKASEELTKKALKEKEQIKLKGVKKINEGITAAKNATSKSEEDLITLEKLGKLRKAGVLTEKEFQEKKKKILSRI from the coding sequence ATGGCAACAAAAAAGAAAACAGGATACATTGAACGATTTTTAAAAAAAGCAGACAAAGCGATTGACGAAGGAATCAAAAGAGCTGATGAAGCATTAGAAGACGCAGTAGAATTTGGTGAAATGGCAGCATCTCAAGCAAAAAAAGCAAGTGAGGAGTTAACAAAAAAAGCATTAAAAGAAAAAGAGCAAATAAAATTAAAAGGAGTAAAAAAAATCAATGAAGGAATTACGGCTGCAAAAAATGCAACAAGTAAATCTGAAGAAGACCTAATAACGCTTGAAAAACTTGGAAAACTAAGAAAAGCAGGAGTTTTAACTGAAAAAGAGTTTCAGGAAAAGAAAAAGAAAATACTCTCCAGGATTTAA
- a CDS encoding cupin domain-containing protein: MKKSNIHGTNDKRNVNPEWFTAKTWMKVLSEKIKSKDQDIYHVHFEKGSRTKLHQHNGNQVLIGVKGKGSLEIFKKYGTSKNNFKIKKIQKIGLNEGDIVHIPAKTLHTHGSIDKKKEFSHIAINILPKKKSTYKTEWYESDFKTKVSKII; this comes from the coding sequence ATGAAAAAGTCAAACATTCATGGTACTAATGACAAAAGAAATGTAAATCCAGAATGGTTTACTGCAAAGACATGGATGAAGGTATTGTCAGAGAAAATCAAATCAAAAGATCAAGATATCTATCATGTTCATTTTGAGAAAGGATCCAGAACTAAACTGCATCAACATAATGGAAATCAAGTTCTAATCGGAGTAAAGGGAAAAGGCAGTTTAGAAATTTTTAAAAAATATGGAACAAGCAAAAATAATTTTAAAATTAAGAAAATTCAAAAAATTGGCCTAAATGAAGGAGATATCGTACACATTCCAGCAAAAACCCTTCACACGCATGGCTCCATAGACAAGAAAAAAGAATTTTCCCACATTGCAATCAACATTTTGCCAAAAAAAAAATCAACATACAAAACAGAATGGTATGAATCAGATTTTAAAACAAAAGTTTCAAAAATAATTTAG
- a CDS encoding cupin domain-containing protein, whose amino-acid sequence MSLRKNSEINYIEGNEGTKIKQYFHPHNTLNGINYSLAQFTLEPGKKSKLHKIKSSEIYYILEGTGNIMIEGEKHVLQKDDSVYVPPNAKQFIENLGTENLRFLCIVEPAWKSDDEMLLE is encoded by the coding sequence ATGTCATTACGTAAAAATTCTGAAATAAACTATATTGAAGGTAACGAAGGAACAAAAATTAAACAATATTTTCACCCACATAACACACTAAATGGAATCAACTATAGTTTAGCTCAATTTACATTAGAGCCGGGAAAAAAATCTAAACTTCATAAAATAAAATCTTCTGAAATTTACTATATTTTAGAAGGTACAGGAAACATAATGATCGAAGGAGAAAAGCATGTTTTACAAAAAGATGATTCAGTATATGTGCCACCAAACGCCAAACAATTCATCGAGAATTTAGGAACAGAAAATCTACGATTTTTGTGTATTGTAGAACCAGCATGGAAATCTGATGATGAAATGCTATTAGAATAA